In one window of Streptomyces griseus subsp. griseus DNA:
- a CDS encoding aldehyde dehydrogenase family protein — protein MKAHDQMYIGGAWRPAVGQDTIAVVNPADEQLIAHVPAGTAEDVDAAVQAARAAFPGWAATPPAERAARLSALSDALAARKDELAETITAELGAPLPLSQMVHAAVPVMVAASYAELAASYAFEERIGNSTVLLEPVGVVGAITPWNYPLHQIVAKVAPALAAGCTVVLKPAEDTPLTAQLFAEATEAAGLPAGVFNLVTGLGPVAGQALAEHEGVDLVSFTGSTAVGKQIGATAGAAVKRVALELGGKSANVILPGADLAKAVNVGIANVMTNSGQTCSAWTRMLVDAERYDEAVELAAHAVLKYAPGERVGPLVNAKQQARVSGYIRKGMEEGARLIAGGPDAPLETGYYISPTVFADVTPEMTIAQEEIFGPVVSILRYEDIDDALRIANDTVYGLAGAVWAADDEEAVAFARRMDTGQVDINGGRFNPLAPFGGYKQSGVGRELGPHGLAEYLQTKSLQF, from the coding sequence ATGAAGGCCCATGACCAGATGTACATCGGCGGCGCGTGGCGGCCCGCCGTCGGCCAGGACACGATCGCGGTCGTGAACCCGGCCGACGAGCAGCTCATCGCTCACGTACCGGCGGGCACGGCCGAGGACGTCGACGCGGCGGTGCAGGCCGCGCGCGCCGCGTTCCCCGGCTGGGCCGCCACCCCGCCCGCCGAGCGCGCCGCCCGGCTCTCCGCGCTGAGCGACGCGCTGGCCGCCCGCAAGGACGAGCTGGCCGAGACGATCACCGCCGAGCTGGGCGCGCCGCTGCCGCTCTCGCAGATGGTCCACGCCGCCGTGCCGGTCATGGTCGCCGCCTCGTACGCCGAACTGGCTGCCTCCTACGCCTTCGAGGAGAGGATCGGCAACTCCACCGTGCTGCTGGAGCCGGTCGGCGTCGTCGGCGCGATCACCCCCTGGAACTACCCGCTCCACCAGATCGTCGCCAAGGTCGCCCCCGCCCTCGCGGCCGGCTGCACGGTCGTCCTCAAGCCGGCCGAGGACACCCCGCTCACCGCCCAGCTCTTCGCCGAGGCCACCGAGGCCGCCGGGCTGCCCGCCGGGGTCTTCAACCTGGTCACCGGCCTCGGCCCGGTCGCCGGGCAGGCGCTCGCCGAACACGAGGGCGTCGACCTCGTCTCGTTCACCGGATCGACCGCCGTCGGCAAGCAGATCGGCGCCACCGCCGGAGCCGCCGTCAAGCGCGTCGCCCTCGAACTCGGCGGCAAGTCCGCCAATGTGATCCTCCCCGGCGCCGACCTCGCCAAGGCGGTCAACGTGGGCATCGCCAACGTGATGACCAACTCCGGCCAGACGTGCAGCGCCTGGACCCGGATGCTGGTCGACGCCGAGCGGTACGACGAGGCCGTGGAGCTCGCCGCCCACGCCGTGCTCAAGTACGCCCCCGGGGAGCGGGTCGGCCCGCTCGTCAACGCCAAGCAGCAGGCCCGGGTGAGCGGTTACATCCGCAAGGGCATGGAGGAGGGCGCCCGCCTCATCGCGGGCGGCCCCGACGCGCCCCTGGAGACCGGCTACTACATCAGCCCCACCGTCTTCGCCGATGTCACCCCGGAGATGACCATCGCCCAGGAGGAGATCTTCGGCCCGGTGGTCTCGATCCTGCGCTACGAGGACATCGACGACGCTCTCCGTATCGCCAACGACACCGTGTACGGGCTCGCTGGAGCCGTGTGGGCGGCCGACGACGAGGAGGCGGTGGCCTTCGCCCGCCGGATGGACACCGGGCAGGTCGACATCAACGGCGGCCGGTTCAACCCGCTGGCCCCCTTCGGCGGTTACAAGCAGTCGGGCGTGGGGCGCGAGCTGGGGCCGCACGGTCTGGCGGAGTACCTCCAGACCAAGTCGCTCCAGTTCTGA
- a CDS encoding ABC transporter ATP-binding protein, whose translation MTHAISLHHVSKSYGRDRRAVDRFTLSIDPGEFVVLLGPSGCGKSTVLRMIAGLEEISEGELLLDGEFANHLPPRERGMAMVFQNFALYPSMTNRANIGFPLKLENPREDNTARIEATARMLGIEHVLDRYPAQLSGGERQRVAMGRAISRRPSVFLMDEPLSNLDAKLRNHLRAEIALLTRELGVTTVYVTHDQAEAMSLGDRVAVMRGGVLQQVSPPREVYALPENVFVAAFIGTPRINLLQAVVHAPLEGRMSIDLGRQRLALPEPLSPDHQLLRIQQGRRIIVGLRSEAVRIAPPSHARPGEVALSGIVEHVEYQGHEALVHLDTGSRAAVVPDLESAQPRAMPRRRRAAAGRSGAGAQWALGVLDRLKGGAGARISGPVVTLDDPAPDPVALRTPDRPSVISGDLVVRTGPDMRLRTGGQVPLLVDLAHLYVFDHYGRRICPLPQDVPGLDS comes from the coding sequence ATGACGCACGCCATCTCCCTGCACCACGTCAGCAAGAGCTACGGCCGGGACCGGCGGGCCGTCGACCGGTTCACGCTCTCCATCGACCCCGGCGAGTTCGTCGTGCTGCTCGGCCCCTCCGGCTGCGGCAAGTCGACCGTGCTGCGCATGATCGCGGGGCTGGAGGAGATCAGCGAGGGCGAACTGCTCCTCGACGGCGAGTTCGCCAACCACCTCCCGCCGCGCGAACGCGGGATGGCGATGGTGTTCCAGAACTTCGCGCTGTACCCGAGCATGACCAACCGCGCCAACATCGGCTTCCCGCTGAAGCTGGAGAACCCGCGCGAGGACAACACGGCACGGATCGAGGCCACCGCCCGGATGCTCGGCATCGAGCACGTACTGGACCGCTACCCGGCCCAGCTCTCCGGTGGCGAGCGCCAGCGCGTGGCGATGGGCCGGGCCATCTCCCGCAGGCCCTCCGTCTTCCTGATGGACGAGCCGCTCTCGAATCTGGACGCCAAGCTCCGCAACCATCTGCGTGCCGAGATCGCCCTGCTCACCAGGGAACTCGGCGTCACCACGGTGTATGTGACGCATGATCAGGCGGAGGCAATGTCCCTCGGGGACCGCGTGGCCGTGATGCGCGGCGGGGTCCTGCAACAGGTCAGCCCGCCCCGCGAGGTCTACGCGCTGCCCGAGAACGTCTTCGTGGCCGCGTTCATCGGCACCCCGCGGATCAACCTCCTCCAGGCCGTCGTGCACGCCCCGTTGGAGGGGCGGATGTCGATCGACCTCGGCCGCCAGCGGCTCGCCCTGCCCGAACCCCTCAGCCCCGACCACCAGTTGCTCCGCATCCAGCAGGGCCGCCGGATCATCGTGGGGCTGCGCTCGGAGGCGGTCCGGATCGCCCCGCCCAGCCACGCCCGCCCCGGCGAGGTGGCGCTCAGCGGGATCGTGGAGCACGTCGAGTACCAGGGGCACGAGGCACTGGTCCACCTCGACACCGGTTCGCGGGCCGCCGTCGTCCCGGATCTCGAATCGGCCCAGCCGCGCGCCATGCCCCGCCGCCGCAGAGCCGCCGCGGGCCGTTCCGGAGCTGGTGCGCAATGGGCCCTCGGTGTCCTGGACCGGCTGAAGGGGGGGGCCGGGGCGCGGATCAGCGGCCCGGTCGTCACCCTCGACGACCCCGCCCCGGACCCGGTGGCGCTCCGCACCCCCGACCGGCCCTCCGTCATCTCCGGCGACCTGGTGGTGCGCACCGGCCCCGACATGCGGCTGCGGACCGGCGGCCAGGTGCCGCTGCTGGTGGACCTGGCCCACCTGTACGTCTTCGACCACTACGGCCGCCGCATCTGCCCGCTGCCGCAGGACGTGCCCGGGCTCGACAGCTGA
- a CDS encoding MFS transporter: MSSAPRPGPGRGWLLRLVIAFAFAQGAVSMARPAVSYRALALGADETAVGVIAGVYALLPLFAAVPLGRRTDHGRCAPLLPVGVVLISGGCALSGVVSSLPAMAAWSGVMGLGHLCFVIGAQSIVARQSAPAEQDRNFGHFTIGASLGQLGGPIAAGALISGESGALGRTSALALLVSAGVCAVALTSLWRIEHRRTPGAGPATRAGAAKVPVTTILGARGVPAGIFISMAVLSSTDILTAYLPVVGEHRGIAPATVGLLLSLRAAATIACRLVMTPMLRLLGRTALLTISCLLAGLLCAGMVLPVPVPVLAVMLAALGFCLGVGQPLSMTTVVQAAPAEARSTALALRLTGNRLGQAAAPAAAGLIAGTAGAAAPFALLGALLLAAAGLGLRSGRAARASSVRPPEPMPVRERQQERDDNAPLADRNRS, from the coding sequence ATGTCATCCGCACCGCGACCCGGACCCGGCAGGGGCTGGCTGCTGCGCCTCGTCATCGCCTTCGCCTTCGCACAGGGGGCGGTGTCGATGGCGCGGCCCGCCGTCTCCTACCGGGCCCTCGCGCTGGGAGCGGACGAGACGGCCGTCGGCGTCATCGCCGGGGTCTACGCCCTGCTGCCGCTGTTCGCCGCCGTCCCGCTCGGCCGCCGCACGGACCACGGGCGGTGCGCGCCCCTGCTGCCGGTGGGCGTGGTGCTGATCTCCGGCGGCTGCGCGCTGAGCGGTGTGGTCTCCTCGCTGCCCGCGATGGCCGCGTGGAGCGGGGTGATGGGCCTCGGCCACCTCTGCTTCGTGATCGGCGCGCAGTCGATCGTGGCACGGCAGTCCGCCCCGGCCGAACAGGACCGCAACTTCGGCCACTTCACCATCGGCGCCTCGCTCGGCCAGTTGGGCGGCCCGATCGCGGCGGGAGCGCTGATCTCCGGGGAGAGCGGTGCTCTGGGGCGTACGAGCGCACTCGCGCTCCTCGTCTCGGCAGGGGTCTGCGCGGTCGCGCTCACCTCGCTGTGGCGCATCGAGCACCGGCGTACGCCCGGCGCCGGGCCTGCCACCAGGGCAGGGGCGGCCAAGGTCCCGGTCACCACGATCCTCGGCGCGCGCGGCGTCCCGGCCGGGATCTTCATCAGCATGGCCGTCCTCTCCTCCACCGACATCCTCACCGCCTACCTGCCGGTGGTCGGCGAGCACCGGGGGATCGCCCCCGCCACCGTCGGGCTGCTGCTCAGCCTGCGGGCCGCCGCCACCATCGCCTGCCGTCTGGTGATGACCCCGATGCTGCGGCTCCTCGGCCGGACGGCCCTGCTGACCATCAGCTGCCTGCTGGCCGGCCTGCTCTGCGCGGGGATGGTCCTCCCGGTCCCCGTGCCGGTGCTCGCCGTCATGCTGGCCGCACTCGGGTTCTGCCTCGGCGTCGGCCAGCCGCTGTCGATGACCACGGTGGTCCAGGCCGCCCCCGCCGAGGCCCGGTCCACGGCCCTGGCCCTGCGGCTGACCGGCAACCGGCTGGGCCAGGCCGCCGCCCCGGCCGCGGCGGGCCTGATCGCGGGTACGGCGGGGGCGGCGGCCCCGTTCGCGCTGCTCGGCGCCCTGCTGCTGGCCGCGGCGGGGCTGGGCCTGCGGAGCGGACGGGCGGCCCGGGCCTCCTCCGTACGACCGCCGGAGCCCATGCCCGTACGAGAGCGGCAACAGGAGCGGGACGACAACGCGCCCCTGGCCGACCGGAACCGCTCCTGA
- a CDS encoding CitMHS family transporter, translated as MLTILGFAMIATFLVLIMTKKMSPIAALVLIPALFCVAVGQGAKLGDYVIDGVGNLAPTAAMLMFAIVYFGVMIDVGLFDPVVRAILRFCKADPMRIVVGTAVLAAIVSLDGDGSTTFMITVSAMYPLYKRLKMSLVVMTGVAATANGVMNTLPWGGPTARAATALKLDASEIFVPMIPALAVGLLAVFLLSYVLGLRERKRLGVLTLDETPVREPERETVLAAAGGTGEDRPRKGSAASGTGSADLTDDADEEEFKGLDPNRSTLRPRLYWFNAGLTVVLLTAMIMDLMPIPVLFLLGAALALTVNFPHMPDQRARIAAHAENVLNVSGMVFAAAVFTGVLTGTGMVESMADWVVGAVPDAMGPHMAIVTGLLSLPLTYFMSNDGFYFGVVPVLAEAGAAHGVSPLEIARASLAGQALHMSSPLVPAVYVLVGMAKVEFGDHTRFTVKWAVLTSLVVLGAGILFGTI; from the coding sequence ATGCTGACAATCCTCGGCTTCGCCATGATCGCGACCTTCCTGGTCCTGATCATGACGAAGAAGATGTCGCCGATCGCGGCGCTGGTACTGATCCCCGCCCTGTTCTGTGTCGCCGTCGGGCAGGGGGCGAAGCTCGGCGACTACGTCATCGACGGCGTCGGCAACCTGGCGCCGACCGCCGCCATGCTCATGTTCGCCATCGTCTACTTCGGCGTGATGATCGATGTCGGCCTCTTCGACCCGGTCGTCCGGGCCATCCTGCGGTTCTGCAAGGCGGACCCGATGCGGATCGTCGTCGGTACGGCGGTGCTCGCCGCGATCGTCTCGCTGGACGGCGACGGCTCCACCACGTTCATGATCACCGTCTCGGCGATGTATCCGCTCTACAAACGCCTCAAGATGAGCCTGGTCGTGATGACCGGTGTGGCGGCCACGGCGAACGGCGTCATGAACACCCTGCCCTGGGGCGGCCCCACCGCCCGCGCCGCGACCGCGCTCAAGCTGGACGCCTCCGAGATCTTCGTCCCCATGATCCCGGCGCTGGCCGTCGGACTGCTCGCCGTGTTCCTCCTCTCGTACGTGCTCGGTCTGCGCGAGCGCAAGCGCCTGGGCGTGCTCACGCTGGACGAGACGCCGGTACGGGAGCCGGAGCGGGAGACCGTCCTGGCGGCGGCGGGCGGCACAGGCGAGGACCGGCCGCGCAAGGGTTCCGCCGCCTCGGGCACCGGCTCGGCGGACCTCACGGACGACGCGGACGAGGAGGAGTTCAAGGGCCTCGACCCGAACCGGTCCACGCTGCGGCCCAGGCTCTACTGGTTCAACGCCGGTCTGACCGTCGTCCTGCTGACGGCCATGATCATGGACCTGATGCCGATCCCGGTCCTCTTCCTCCTCGGCGCCGCCCTCGCCCTCACCGTCAACTTCCCCCACATGCCCGACCAGCGCGCCCGGATCGCCGCCCACGCCGAGAACGTCCTCAACGTCTCCGGCATGGTCTTCGCCGCCGCCGTCTTCACCGGCGTCCTCACCGGCACCGGTATGGTCGAGAGCATGGCCGACTGGGTGGTCGGGGCCGTCCCCGACGCGATGGGCCCGCACATGGCCATCGTCACCGGGCTGCTCAGCCTGCCGCTCACCTACTTCATGTCCAACGACGGCTTCTACTTCGGCGTCGTCCCCGTCCTCGCCGAAGCGGGCGCCGCCCACGGCGTCTCCCCGCTGGAGATCGCCCGCGCCTCCCTGGCCGGCCAGGCGCTGCACATGTCCTCGCCGCTGGTCCCCGCCGTGTACGTCCTCGTCGGCATGGCCAAGGTGGAGTTCGGCGACCACACCCGGTTCACCGTCAAGTGGGCGGTGCTCACCTCACTGGTGGTGCTCGGGGCGGGCATCCTGTTCGGCACGATCTGA